The Drosophila simulans strain w501 chromosome 3R, Prin_Dsim_3.1, whole genome shotgun sequence genome contains the following window.
CGTCCAGTTGGTGGCCCTAACCTTCACCGGAAAACACCTAATTTTTTATCATTCGTAATCCCCGGTAGGTGCTGAAAGTGCGCGAGGACCATGTGAGCAGCGTGCTGGATGATGCCCGCAAGCGTCTCGGCGAGGTCACCAAGAATCAGTCCGAGTACGAGACTGTGCTGACCAAGCTCATCGTCCAGGGCCTGTTCCAGATCATGGAGCCCAAGGTGATCCTGCGCTGCCGCGAGGTGGACGTCCCCCTGGTACGTAACGTCCTGCCTGCCGCCGTGGAGCAATACAAGGCCCAGATCAAACAGAACGTCGAGCTGTTCATCGACGAGAAAGACTTCCTCTCTGCTGATACCTGCGGTGGTGTTGAGCTGCTGGCCCTCAACGGACGCATCAAGGTGAGTACTGTCCGTTCGGTGGAGAGAGAGCAATCCCAACTGATCTAACAAACCACTTCAGGTGCCCAATACGCTGGAGTCCAGATTAGACCTCATTTCGCAGCAGCTGGTGCCCGAGATTCGTAACGCACTTTTCGGCCGCAACGTCAATCGCAAATTCACCGACTAAATTCTATaagtgcaaaacaaaacataactAACCAGAAAGAGAACCAGCATCAACACCTATCCAGCAGGAACAGTTCAAGTTATTACAAGAGAAGCTCCACCCACTAAATATTGAACCCAAGTAAACTCATCCTTTGGCAGTCAGGAGGCAACAGCTAGGATTATATTCGATTTCAAAATACTTTTGCCGTTGTCTTTGTATAGTTAAACTGAAACACTCAAGAGCATTTCGGTCCTTGTGTACGCAACAGTTTTAATAGTAACCACACTAAACACGCATATATATTATCCGATATATATGTCTGTATGCCAATACTTACTATATAGTTTAGAGGACACGATCCTAGGAGCATACGAAAGCATAATACGAGTTTGTTAAAgtttgttcgttttttttacatatgcacatatttcTGAGCAGTAGGTCCAGTCATGTGCTTATATTGTATACATACACTTTAAAATTTTGCATACATTCCTGTCcaagaatttttatttccgTTTTGCCCTCGTTGATTGTACATTATTTTCTGTAGTCTTTGTTAACTTTTTATATGTCTATGTCGTTTATGTTTGTAATTATCAAGAGCAGCGTTCAGGAGGAACACCGGCAGTGGATCGCCCCTTTTACAGAGCCGCTGGCAGGTTGCGCATGCGACCACACAGCATTGTTGCCCAGCGAAGCACCGAAATGGACCTAAACCCCCGATTTCGCTGCTTCGAGGGCAACGGACGCGTGTGCAACTGTCACTGGCTCAACGAAAGCCCCGAAAATCATCAAtgtctgttgttgttgagATACCGAGAGTATAGAATACACACTGCTTAGCACGCGACACTTAAACCCCATTACACATGCACCCACGACGATGAAGTATTGCCCAGCGGCCCAAGTAGCTAAGTTTGTTGATCTGACCATTAAGTGCAGCTTCCACACCCTTATATAACtacttaaagaaaatatagaaaaatggaaatt
Protein-coding sequences here:
- the LOC6726835 gene encoding V-type proton ATPase subunit E, which gives rise to MALSDADVQKQIKHMMAFIEQEANEKAEEIDAKAEEEFNIEKGRLVQQQRLKIMEYYEKKEKQVELQKKIQSSNMLNQARLKVLKVREDHVSSVLDDARKRLGEVTKNQSEYETVLTKLIVQGLFQIMEPKVILRCREVDVPLVRNVLPAAVEQYKAQIKQNVELFIDEKDFLSADTCGGVELLALNGRIKVPNTLESRLDLISQQLVPEIRNALFGRNVNRKFTD